CGATGATCGCTGCGTGATCAGGGTTTACATACCAATCAAGCATTAAGCTAATTTTCTCTATTGCCAAACTGGTAAAACTGGCGCTGAGTCCAATTACAAGACTGAAATAACGGATGATTTTCTTCATTTTTGTCTCCTTGTGTCATGAAGTGTTAAACGTGCCAAATAAAACGGCGTAGTAGCCAATCAATGCTGAAATATAAGCAAAGCGAAATCGCCACTAAGATCAGCAACGCAGCGAACATTAAATCCACCTGCATACGAGCATTGGCGTGGATCATTAAATAGCCAAGCCCTTCTGATGACCCTACCCATTCTCCAATTACAGCACCAATTGGTGCGACTGAAACAGCAATTCGAAAGCCTGATGCAAATGCAGGTAATGCGGCAGGCAAGCGTACTTTGAGTAATAAACGCAAAGGGGAAGGTTTGAACGTTTTAGCGAGATCGAGCCAAGCTTTAGGCGTGTTGCGTAAGCCATCGTAACAAGCTGCAGTTACGGGGAAATAGATAATGAGAATAGCCATAACAATTTTTGATGGCATTCCATAACCTAGCCAAAGTACGAGTATCGGAGCGATAGCAAAAACAGGAATTGCTTGAGAAATCACTAAAACTGGTAACAGTAAGGACGATGTTTTAGGCGAAAAAGAGAGTAATAGGGCTGATGACAATCCAAAAATAAAACCCAGTAGCAGCCCTAAGCCAATTTCAATTAAGGTGATTTGTGTATGTTGCCAAAGCAGTTCTGAATGAGAAGTTAATTGCAGCCATACAGCTTGTGGAGAAGGAAATATGTAATGGGGAAAATCACCGAATACGTCAATAAGTTGCCAAAGACACAGCAATATAATTCCAATAAAGAGCGGTTTAAGAAGGTTAAGTTTCATCTTTTTCCCTCTAATAACTCGTTCAATAATTGCTGTTGAAGCATCCACAAATTTTCTTGGTTAAGTTCTCTTGGTGCTTTACCTTCAGGTTTTATAACATCGGATAATGCTGCTTGATTAGGCTGTAGTGAGCGTAATACAAAAATACGCTGGCTTAAGCGCAATGCTTCTTGAGGATCATGAGTAACTAATAACACTGATTTATTTTTTAATAGTTCATAGGCCAAGTTTTGTAATTGGTAACGACTAATCGCGTCAAGGGCAGAGAAAGGTTCATCAAGTAAAACTAAGTCAGCGTTTTGCATTAATACTCGAGCGAGCGCCACTCTTTGTTTTTGCCCTCCAGATAATTGAGCACAGTTTTTATGCAGATGCTCTGACATACCCACTTGTTCAAGTAGTGCTTTTGCTTGAAGAGTTGTTTTTGCAGATTTATTTCCAAATAGTACGTTTTCTAATTGGACGTTATCAACAATTGAAAGCCAAGGATAAAGGGTATCTTTTTGTGGTATCCATGCCACTCGAATATTAGGATGAAAGATGATATTGCCTTGAATTTTCCCTTGTGTATCAAGCCCTGCAATTAATCTTAAAAGCGTTGATTTACCTACACCAGAGCAGCCAAGTAAGCTCACCCATTCATTAGGCAAAAGCGTTAAATCAAGGTGTTTAAATAGTACCTGCTTACCAAAAGCAAGACTAAGATCCTGAATATGCACCATAGCATTAACCTAAGGATTAATGACTAAAGGTAACGACAGAAAAGGAATGAAAATAGGTATGAAGAATGAGAAAGTATTTTGGCATATTAGTTTCCTACGTCAGTGCTAACTGTTTCAGGTTCACGGGTATCATCTCAGCCATCTTGTGGCACCCCGACTAAAAGTAGGAAAAATTCTATACTGCAATGAAAAATAAAACAAGGCTGAATTTTATTGGCTTTGGTTTCTAATTTTTTAGAAAAACTAAATTTATAAAAAATGCCTTTCCGATTTTATTCTTCGGAAAGGCATTGAAATTGAATGCGGCTTTATCCATTTTAGATATTTACACTATTTCTAAATAATACCGTGGAAATTAACCGCACTTTTTTATCTAAATGATTATTTTACGCGAGATACGTATTCGCCAGAACGAGTATCGACTTTGATTACTTCACCGATTTGAACGAAAAGAGGTACTTTTACTACTGCGCCGGTGCTTAATGTCGCTGGTTTACCGCCAGTACCAGCTGTATCGCCTTTAAGACCTGGGTCTGTATCGACGATTTCTAATTCAACAAAGTTTGGTGGAGTAACAGTAATTGGTGCACCATTCCATAAAGTCACGATACAATCTGCTTGGTCTAATAACCATTTTTCTGCATCACCTACAGCTTTTGCATCTGCAGAGTATTGTTCAAATGTTTCTGGGTGCATGAAGTACCAGAATGCATCATCTTTGTATGAATAAGTTAAGTTAAGATCCATAACATCAGCAGCTTCAACCGAAGTACCAGATTTGAAGTTTACGTCTAATACTTTGCCTGAAATTAATTTACGAATACGAGTACGGGTGAAAGCTTGACCTTTACCTGGTTTTACGAATTCATTTTCAACGATTACGCAAGGTTCACCGTCTTGCATAAATTTTAGACCTGGTTTGAAATCACTGGTAGTATATGTAGCCATATTTTTAATATCCTAAAAATTAGAGATGGTTTGAAAAGTGCGTATTTTAACCCAAGAACCCGTCATTAGAGAAGAACAAAATTGGCTCACAATTCTAAAAAATGCGATTTCAGATCCTAAATTATTGCTAAAAGCCTTAAATTTACCAGAAGATGATTTTGAGCAATCCATTGCTGCGCGGAAACTTTTTTCGCTTCGCGTACCACAACCTTTCATTGATAAAATAGAAAAAGGTAATCCGCAAGATCCCCTTTTCTTGCAAGTGATGTGTTCTGATCTAGAGTTTGTACAAGCCGAAGGATTTAGTACGGATCCATTAGAAGAAAAAAATGCCAATGCCGTGCCGAACATTCTTCATAAATATCAAAACCGCTTGCTCTTTATGGCGAAGGGCGGTTGTGCGGTGAATTGTCGTTATTGCTTCCGCCGACATTTCCCTTACGATGAAAACCCAGGAAATAAAAAAAGCTGGCAGCTGGCATTAGATTACATTGCTGATCATCCTGAAATTGAAGAAGTGATTTTTTCAGGTGGCGATCCTTTAATGGCGAAAGATCATGAGTTAGCGTGGTTAATAAAACATTTGGAAAATATACCGCACTTACAACGTTTGCGTATTCACACCCGTTTGCCTGTTGTGATTCCGCAACGGATTACTGATGAATTCTGCACTTTATTAGCCGAAACTCGTTTGCAAACAGTTATGGTGACACACATTAATCACCCAAATGAAATTGATCAAATTTTTGCTAATGCGATGCAAAAATTAAAAGCCGTGAATGTCACGCTTTTGAATCAATCCGTTTTGCTAAAAGGCGTGAATGATGACGCACAAATTCAGGAATTTTGCCTTATTACTTGCATTTGCTAGATAAAGTGCAAGGGGCGAGCCATTTTTTGATTAGCGATATCGAGGCTATGCAAATTTATAAAACCTTGCAATCTCTTACATCTGGCTATCTTGTTCCCAAACTCGCACGAGAAATTGCTGGCGAACCAAATAAGACTTTATACGCGGAATAAGATCCGATAAAATATCGCGTAATTTTTTCGCCGCACTTCCGCGGCTAATTAACATGAATAACAACAAGTATCAGGAGTAATCCAGTGGATTCTATGAATAAAAATCAAAATGAACAATCATCTCAAGATGAATTAGATTTAGGTCTTAATCAAGTTGAACCAATTACACCAAAGAAAGTGGTGCAACCAAGTGAGTCAATTTTTGATAAAGCAAAAGGTTTATTTGCTAAAAAAGATCATGTAGAAACAAATTTTCATGAGCGTAAAGAGCCCACTTTTGGGCATACTCCTGCTCAAGAAAGTGCGCCTTTTATTTCTAGCGAAACATTGAGAACAGAGCAAGAGCCAGTTATCCAGACTGTATCTGCAGAAGAGACAATATCTGCTGTTGAAGAAGAAATTAAAACTGAAACTATTGCTATAGAAACTGTTGAGCAAGCGGAAAAACGCACTTTAAGCCAACCGGAAAAATGGAAAGTGTTGCAAGTATTACCGGCAAAACATCGCCGTTTATTTATGGCTATTTTGGCGTTGGTCATTTTATTAATTATTTTCTTTGCATTAAAACCAAGTTCTGACACCGTTGAGTCTTTCACTCAATCTAACAGCAATGAAATCCCAGTGCAGTTCCAATCTTTAGATCAAAATCAACCAGTTGAAACCACGATTTTAGATAATCCTCCTGCACAAAATCAGATGGCTGCAGAGCAAGCTAACCAACCTGAAAATGCGCCAAAAGCAGATGAATCAGCTAATAGTGCGACCGCTCAAAATCAACCTGCAGAAAACATGGCTGCGCCACAAAACATGGTTGCGTCACAAAATATGGCTCAAGCTCCAGTTCAAACCTCAAATACAATGGATTCAGCTTCAGCTAATCCTATGCAAGTAGCTCAACCTGAGCAACCACAAACTCAAGCTCAAGTGGAACAGACAAAAGCACCAACTGTTGTAGCGCCAGTTCAACCGGTGAAAAAAGTAGTAGAACAACAAGTTGCGCATAAAGATATTGCGAAAAAAGAAATGAAAGTTGCTGAAAAAACACATGTACCAGCAAAAGCAACTGAACAAAGCGTCGCTAAAACAGCGGGAAAAGCACCAATTGTTGAAGCAAAACCGATTCAAGTTAAAAAAGAAGTTAAAGTTCAAATTGTTGATGCAAAACCTGCAACGAAAACAGCTGCACCAACTGCATCGTCGAAAACATTAACTGTGCCTAAAGGCGTTTCTCTTATGCAAGTATTC
This portion of the Haemophilus haemolyticus genome encodes:
- a CDS encoding ABC transporter ATP-binding protein codes for the protein MVHIQDLSLAFGKQVLFKHLDLTLLPNEWVSLLGCSGVGKSTLLRLIAGLDTQGKIQGNIIFHPNIRVAWIPQKDTLYPWLSIVDNVQLENVLFGNKSAKTTLQAKALLEQVGMSEHLHKNCAQLSGGQKQRVALARVLMQNADLVLLDEPFSALDAISRYQLQNLAYELLKNKSVLLVTHDPQEALRLSQRIFVLRSLQPNQAALSDVIKPEGKAPRELNQENLWMLQQQLLNELLEGKR
- the oapA gene encoding opacity-associated protein OapA; the encoded protein is MDSMNKNQNEQSSQDELDLGLNQVEPITPKKVVQPSESIFDKAKGLFAKKDHVETNFHERKEPTFGHTPAQESAPFISSETLRTEQEPVIQTVSAEETISAVEEEIKTETIAIETVEQAEKRTLSQPEKWKVLQVLPAKHRRLFMAILALVILLIIFFALKPSSDTVESFTQSNSNEIPVQFQSLDQNQPVETTILDNPPAQNQMAAEQANQPENAPKADESANSATAQNQPAENMAAPQNMVASQNMAQAPVQTSNTMDSASANPMQVAQPEQPQTQAQVEQTKAPTVVAPVQPVKKVVEQQVAHKDIAKKEMKVAEKTHVPAKATEQSVAKTAGKAPIVEAKPIQVKKEVKVQIVDAKPATKTAAPTASSKTLTVPKGVSLMQVFRDNQLNISDVNAMSKAAGAGNVLSSFKPGDKVVVSVNSQGRVNEMRLSNGTRFVRQSDGSYEYKK
- a CDS encoding ABC transporter permease; this encodes MKLNLLKPLFIGIILLCLWQLIDVFGDFPHYIFPSPQAVWLQLTSHSELLWQHTQITLIEIGLGLLLGFIFGLSSALLLSFSPKTSSLLLPVLVISQAIPVFAIAPILVLWLGYGMPSKIVMAILIIYFPVTAACYDGLRNTPKAWLDLAKTFKPSPLRLLLKVRLPAALPAFASGFRIAVSVAPIGAVIGEWVGSSEGLGYLMIHANARMQVDLMFAALLILVAISLCLYFSIDWLLRRFIWHV
- the efp gene encoding elongation factor P; the protein is MATYTTSDFKPGLKFMQDGEPCVIVENEFVKPGKGQAFTRTRIRKLISGKVLDVNFKSGTSVEAADVMDLNLTYSYKDDAFWYFMHPETFEQYSADAKAVGDAEKWLLDQADCIVTLWNGAPITVTPPNFVELEIVDTDPGLKGDTAGTGGKPATLSTGAVVKVPLFVQIGEVIKVDTRSGEYVSRVK